In the genome of Sphingobium yanoikuyae, the window TCCTGCCGTTGGTCAAATGGTTGCAGGATCGCGGTGTGAGATTTCGCTACGGCGTCGAGGTCACCGACGTCGATTTCGACATCCAGCCCGGCCGCAAGCAGGCGACCCGGATTGCCCGGATCGAAAACGGCGTCGAAGGCGGCGTCGATCTCGGCGCCGATGATCTCGTCTTCATCACTATCGGATCGCTGACCGAAAATTCCGACAATGGCGATCATCATACACCGGCCAGGCTGAATGAGGGGCCGGCGCCGGCCTGGGACCTGTGGCGCCGGATCGCGGCCAAGGACCCGGCCTTTGGTCGTCCCGACGTGTTTGGATCCCATATCCCGGAAACCAAATGGGCGTCGGCGACCATCACCACGCTCGACGCGCGCGTTCCGGCGTACATTCGCAAGATTGCCAAGCGCGATCCGTTCAGCGGCACGGTGGTGACCGGCGGCATCATCACGGTCAAGGACTCGAGCTGGCTGCTGAGCTGGACGGTGAGCCGGCAACCCCACTTCAGGAAACAGCCGAAGGACCAGATCGTCGCCTGGTTCTATGCCTTGTTCGTCGACCGACCCGGCGACTATGTGAAGAAGCCGATGCAGGACTGTACGGGCGAGGAGATCACGCAGGAATGGCTTTATCATCTCGGCGTGCCGGTCGAGGACATCCCCGGCCTCGCCGCGACGGGGGCGAAGACCGTGCCGATGATGATGCCCTACATCACCGCCTTCTTCATGCCGCGCCAGGCCGGCGACCGGCCGGACGTGGTGCCCGAGGGCGCGGTCAACTTCGCCTTTGTCGGCCAGTTTGCCGAGTCGAAGCAGCGTGATTGTATCTTCACGACGGAATATTCGGTGCGCACGCCGATGGAGGCCGTCTACACGCTGATGAAGGTCGAACGCGGCGTGCCCGAAGTGTTCAACTCAACCTATGATATCCGCACGCTTCTGGCCGCAATCGGGCCGCTCAGGGATGGCAAAGGGATCGACATTCCCGGCCCGTCCTTCCTGCGCAAGCTGTTGATGACGAAGCTTGAAGGCACAGAGATCGCCCAGCTGTTGGAAGAGTTTCATCTCCTTTCGCGATAGCAATCAAGCGCGACCCTTCGCCTGGGCTCACGAAAATTCCGCCAAAAGCTGATGAACAACGTCGATGCATCCCGGCAGGCACTATGTCCGCGCCATCAGGTGACACGCAGAGATTCAACCGCAGCAGCCCTGGCCGCCTTTACCTAAAGCGGCCTTCCCATTCCAGCCGCAAAGGCGATCCGCAAGGTTTCGGCAAGGGTACGGACTCCAAGCTTGGACATGATGCTCGCGCGATGGACTTCGACCGTCCGTGAAGAAATGCCCAGATCATAGGCGATGGTCTTGTTCGGAAGGCCTTGCGCAAGGCCT includes:
- a CDS encoding oleate hydratase, with product MHYSSGNYEAFVRPRKPEGADRKTAWFVGSGLAGLAGAAFLIRDGGVAGEHITILEELHIPGGALDGLDVPEKGFVIRGGREMEEHFECLWDLYRSIPSLEIEDASVLDEFYRLNKDDPNFSLQRVTQNQGQDVPDKALLTLGDRARRDLISVFLATREEMENKRINEVFGDDFLRSNFWLYWRTMFAFEEWHSALEMKLYLHRFIHHIGSLADFSSLKFNRYNQYESMVLPLVKWLQDRGVRFRYGVEVTDVDFDIQPGRKQATRIARIENGVEGGVDLGADDLVFITIGSLTENSDNGDHHTPARLNEGPAPAWDLWRRIAAKDPAFGRPDVFGSHIPETKWASATITTLDARVPAYIRKIAKRDPFSGTVVTGGIITVKDSSWLLSWTVSRQPHFRKQPKDQIVAWFYALFVDRPGDYVKKPMQDCTGEEITQEWLYHLGVPVEDIPGLAATGAKTVPMMMPYITAFFMPRQAGDRPDVVPEGAVNFAFVGQFAESKQRDCIFTTEYSVRTPMEAVYTLMKVERGVPEVFNSTYDIRTLLAAIGPLRDGKGIDIPGPSFLRKLLMTKLEGTEIAQLLEEFHLLSR